The Camelina sativa cultivar DH55 chromosome 14, Cs, whole genome shotgun sequence genome includes a window with the following:
- the LOC109128663 gene encoding uncharacterized protein LOC109128663 — protein sequence MLIKKWCKAMQKEIDALEANQTWDVTDLPPSRKKAISSKWVYKLKFNSDGTLETHKARLVVMGNHQKEGTNFKETFALVAKMTIAPRYWFSKLSTALRELGFTQSYQDYSLFSLRQGELILHVLVYVDDFVVNDLHAINEFKLQLNKCFHMKDLGKLKYFLGIEVSRGPDGFCLSQRKYALDIITEVGLLGAKPSLVPIEQNQKLAYVKGPAFDNPEQYRRLVGRFIYLTITRPDLSYAVHILSQFMKAPLVAHWEATLRLVRYLKGSPTLGIFLRSDSELHSSAYCDSDYKACPRTCWFLSAYIVYLGDSPISWKTKKQKTVSSSSAEVEYRAMAYTLKEIKWLKALMRTLGVDHPQPIDLHCDNQATTYIAANHAKLIATQHISTSDQVADLLTKALPGSTIARLMSTLGVGHYVPPT from the exons ATGCTCATCAAGAAATGGTGCAAAGCTATGCAGAAAGAAATTGATGCTCTTGAGGCTAATCAGACATGGGATGTCACTGATCTACCCCCCTCCCGGAAGAAAGCTATCAGCAGCAAATGGgtgtataaattaaaattcaattcCGACGGAACACTTGAAACACACAAAGCTCGCTTGGTTGTAATGGGGAATCATCAAAAAGAAGGGACAAACTTCAAGGAAACATTTGCTCTTGTTGCTAAAATGACTATT GCTCCTCGCTATTGGTTTTCGAAGTTGTCTACTGCTCTTCGGGAACTTGGTTTTACGCAAAGCTATCAGGACTACTCATTATTTTCCTTACGCCAAGGGGAGCTTATTCTTCATGTTTTGGTGTATGTGGATGACTTTGTTGTTAATGATCTTCATGCCATCAACGAATTTAAGCTTCAACTCAACAAGTGTTTTCATATGAAGGATTTGGGCAagcttaaatattttcttgggattGAGGTTTCTCGGGGTCCAGATGGCTTTTGTCTATCCCAACGCAAGTATGCTCTCGACATCATCACTGAAGTTGGTCTCTTAGGTGCCAAACCATCTCTAGTTCCTATCGAGCAGAACCAAAAGCTTGCCTATGTCAAGGGTCCTGCATTTGATAATCCGGAGCAGTATCGACGTTTAGTGGGCCGGTTCATCTACTTAACAATCACCAGACCGGATTTGAGTTACGCTGTGCATATTCTTTCTCAGTTTATGAAAGCACCTCTCGTGGCTCATTGGGAAGCTACCTTGCGCCTTGTTCGTTACCTCAAAGGTTCTCCTACCCTAGGTATCTTCCTCCGTTCAGATAGCGAACTTCATAGCAGTGCTTATTGCGACTCCGACTACAAAGCCTGTCCTAGAACATGTTGGTTTCTCTCCGCCTACATTGTTTACTTGGGAGATTCACCGATTTCttggaagacaaagaaacagaagacAGTTTCCTCGTCTTCTGCTGAAGTGGAGTACCGTGCTATGGCCTATACTCTAAAGGAAATCAAATGGCTCAAAGCTCTTATGCGAACCTTGGGTGTTGATCATCCACAACCTATCGACCTTCATTGTGACAATCAGGCCACCACATATATAGCTGCTAATCAT GCCAAGCTCATCGCTACTCAACACATTTCTACCTCCGATCAGGTGGCTGATCTCTTAACCAAAGCATTGCCTGGATCAACAATTGCAAGATTGATGTCCACGCTTGGCGTCGGTCATTACGTACCACCAACGTGA
- the LOC104743462 gene encoding UDP-glycosyltransferase 85A2-like codes for MLQVAKLLHTKGFHVTFVNTIYNHKRLLRSRGPNALNGIPSFRFEYIPDGLPETNKDATQDVPPLCASTKKNCLAPFKELLRRINTADDVPPVSSIVSDGIMSFTLDAAEELGVPDVVFWTTSACGFLAYLHFYRFIEKGLSPLKDESYLTKEHLDTKIDWIPSMGNLRLKDIPSFIRTTNPDDIMLNFFCS; via the exons ATGCTGCAAGTGGCTAAACTCTTACACACCAAAGGCTTCCACGTCACCTTCGTCAATACCATCTACAACCACAAACGTCTCCTCCGTTCCCGTGGACCCAACGCCCTCAACGGGATACCTTCTTTCCGGTTCGAATATATTCCTGATGGTCTTCCTGAGACCAACAAGGACGCCACCCAGGACGTCCCTCCTCTTTGTGCGTCCACAAAGAAAAACTGTCTAGCTCCATTCAAGGAGCTTCTCAGGCGGATCAACACGGCAGATGATGTTCCTCCGGTGAGTAGTATTGTATCGGACGGTATAATGAGCTTTACCCTTGATGCTGCGGAGGAACTTGGAGTCCCGGATGTTGTTTTTTGGACCACCAGTGCTTGTGGCTTCTTGGCTTATCTACATTTCTATCGCTTCATCGAGAAGGGGTTATCACCACTAAAAG ATGAGAGTTACTTAACCAAGGAGCACTTAGACACAAAAATAGATTGGATACCATCAATGGGGAACTTAAGACTAAAGGACATCCCAAGCTTCATCAGAACGACTAATCCTGACGACATAATGCTcaactttttttgttcatgA
- the LOC104740942 gene encoding UDP-glycosyltransferase 85A5: MASHAVSSRQKPHVVCVPFPAQGHINPMLKVAKLLYARGFHVTFVNTVYNHNRLIRSRGPNALDGLPSFRFESIPDGLPEEPNKDVMQDVPPLCESTMKNCLAPFKELLRRINTGDDVPPVSCIVSDGVMSFTLDAAEELGVPEVIFWTTSACGFLAYLHFYRLIEKGLSPLKDESYLDTKIDWIPSMRNLRLKDIPSFIRATNSEDIMLNFFVHETDRAKRASAIILNTFDSLEHDVIESFKSIIPPVYTIGPLHLQVKREIDEKSEIGQVGTNLWKQEMECLNWLDTRSPNSVVYVNFGSITVMSKKHLVEFAWGLAATKKDFLWVIRPDLVAGDVAMVPPEFLIETADRRMIANWCPQEKVLSPPAIGGFLTHSGWNSTLESLSGGVPMVCWPFFAEQQTNCKYCCHEWEVGMEIGGDVRREEVEALVTELMDGEKGKKMREKAKGWQRLAEEATEHMRGSSDLNFKKVITKILLGSKRQ; this comes from the exons atggcatCACATGCCGTTTCTAGCAGACAAAAACCACACGTAGTTTGCGTACCTTTCCCAGCTCAAGGCCACATCAATCCGATGCTGAAAGTGGCTAAACTCCTCTATGCCAGAGGCTTTCATGTTACCTTTGTCAACACCGTCTACAACCACAATCGTCTCATCCGGTCACGTGGTCCCAACGCCCTTGATGGGCTTCCTTCTTTCCGGTTCGAGTCCATCCCAGATGGTCTACCGGAGGAGCCCAACAAGGACGTCATGCAGGACGTCCCTCCCCTTTGTGAGTCCACCATGAAAAACTGTCTAGCTCCGTTCAAAGAGCTTCTCAGACGGATTAATACCGGAGATGATGTTCCTCCAGTGAGCTGTATTGTATCGGACGGTGTGATGAGCTTCACTCTTGATGCAGCCGAGGAGCTTGGAGTCCCGGAGGTTATTTTCTGGACAACCAGTGCTTGTGGCTTCTTGGCTTATCTACACTTCTATCGCTTGATCGAGAAGGGATTATCACCACTAAAAG ATGAGAGTTACTTGGACACAAAAATAGATTGGATACCATCGATGAGAAACCTAAGACTTAAAGACATCCCAAGCTTCATCCGTGCAACTAATTCTGAAGATATAatgcttaatttttttgtcCATGAAACGGACCGAGCCAAACGCGCATCGGCTATCATTCTCAACACATTTGATAGCCTTGAGCATGATGTCATTGAATCTTTTAAATCTATCATACCTCCAGTGTACACTATTGGACCGCTTCATCTACAAGTGAAGCGGGAGATTGACGAGAAGAGTGAGATTGGACAGGTGGGAACAAATCTATGGAAACAGGAGATGGAGTGTTTAAATTGGCTCGATACTAGGTCTCCAAACAGCGTCGTTTATGTTAATTTTGGTAGCATAACAGTGATGAGTAAGAAACATCTCGTGGAATTTGCTTGGGGTTTAGCAGCGACCAAGAAAGACTTTTTATGGGTGATCAGGCCGGATTTAGTAGCCGGTGATGTGGCAATGGTTCCTCCAGAGTTTCTAATAGAGACAGCTGATCGAAGGATGATAGCGAATTGGTGTCCTCAAGAAAAAGTTCTTTCTCCTCCGGCCATCGGAGGGTTCTTAACACATAGTGGATGGAACTCGACTTTGGAGAGTCTTTCCGGTGGAGTTCCAATGGTGTGTTGGCCGTTCTTTGCAGAGCAGCAAACGAATTGTAAATATTGTTGTCACGAATGGGAGGTGGGGATGGAGATCGGTGGAGACGTGAGGAGGGAGGAGGTTGAGGCACTGGTTACAGAGCTAATGGACggagagaaaggaaagaaaatgagagagaaagcaaaagggTGGCAGCGTTTGGCAGAGGAAGCGACGGAGCATATGCGTGGTTCATCTGACTTAAATTTTAAGAAGGTTATTACAAAGATTCTCTTAGGCAGCAAAAGACAATAg
- the LOC104740943 gene encoding UDP-glycosyltransferase 85A3: protein MGPRVVCDAEKPHVVCVPFPAQGHINPMLKVAKLLHHRGFHVTFVNTVYNHNRLLRSRGPNALGRVPSFRFEAIPDGLPETDVDATQDIPALCESTMKNFLAPFKELIRRINTREDVPPVSSIVSDGAMGFTLDVAEEFGVPLVLFWTTSGCGFMAYLHFYLFIEKGLCPVKDESCLTKEHLDTVIDWIPSMKNLKLKDIPSFIRTTNPNDIMLNFIVRETCRTKRASAVILNTFDDLEHDVIKSMQSILPPVYPIGPLHLLVNREIEEDSEIGRMGSNLWKEETQCLNWLDTKSRNSVVYVNFGSITKMTVTQLEEFAWGLAATGKEFLWVMRPDLVAGEEAVIPAEFLVETEDRRMLASWCPQEKVLSHPAIGGYLTHCGWNSTLESLSCGVPMVCWPFFAEQQTNCKFSCDEWEVGIEIGGDVKREEVEAVVRELMDGEKGKKMREKAEEWRRLAEKATEHPCGSSVVNLETIVSKVLLGKNPNTDQS from the exons ATGGGACCTCGTGTTGTTTGTGACGCAGAAAAACCACATGTAGTCTGTgtgcctttcccggctcaagGCCACATCAACCCGATGCTGAAAGTGGCTAAACTCCTCCACCACAGAGGCTTCCACGTCACCTTCGTCAACACCGTTTACAATCACAACCGTCTCCTCCGGTCCCGTGGGCCCAACGCACTCGGCAGAGTTCCTTCTTTCCGGTTCGAGGCCATACCTGACGGTCTACCTGAGACTGATGTGGATGCTACGCAGGACATCCCTGCCCTTTGCGAGTCCACCATGAAGAACTTTCTCGCTCCATTCAAGGAGCTTATCCGGAGGATTAACACGAGAGAGGATGTTCCTCCGGTGAGCTCTATTGTATCAGATGGTGCGATGGGCTTTACTCTTGACGTTGCGGAGGAGTTTGGTGTCCCCTTGGTTCTTTTTTGGACCACTAGTGGTTGTGGCTTCATGGCTTATCTACACTTTTATCTCTTCATTGAGAAGGGTTTATGCCCAGTGAAAG ATGAGAGTTGCTTGACGAAGGAACACTTGGACACAGTTATAGATTGGATACCTTCAATGAAGAATCTAAAACTGAAAGATATTCCTAGTTTCATCCGTACCACTAATCCCAACGACATAATGCTCAACTTCATTGTCCGTGAGACTTGTCGAACTAAACGCGCCTCTGCTGTCATTCTCAACACGTTCGATGACCTGGAGCATGACGTAATCAAGTCCATGCAATCTATTTTACCACCGGTTTATCCAATCGGACCGCTTCATCTCTTAGTAAACcgggagattgaagaagatagtGAAATTGGAAGGATGGGATCAAATCTGTGGAAAGAGGAGACTCAGTGTTTGAATTGGCTTGATACTAAGTCTCGAAACAGCGTTGTTTATGTTAACTTTGGAAGCATAACCAAAATGACCGTGACACAGCTCGAGGAGTTTGCTTGGGGTTTGGCGGCAACGGGGAAGGAGTTTCTATGGGTGATGCGGCCGGACTTAGTCGCCGGAGAGGAGGCAGTGATTCCGGCAGAGTTTTTAGTGGAGACAGAGGATCGAAGGATGCTGGCTAGTTGGTGTCCGCAGGAGAAAGTTCTTTCTCATCCGGCAATTGGAGGGTACTTGACGCATTGTGGGTGGAACTCGACGTTAGAAAGTCTTTCTTGCGGAGTTCCAATGGTGTGTTGGCCATTTTTTGCAGAgcaacaaacaaattgtaagTTTTCATGTGACGAATGGGAGGTTGGAATTGAGATTGGTGGAGATGTGAAGAGGGAAGAGGTTGAGGCGGTGGTTAGAGAGCTCATGGATGgtgagaaaggaaagaaaatgagagaaaaggcGGAGGAGTGGCGGCGCTTGGCGGAGAAAGCGACGGAGCATCCGTGTGGTTCGTCCGTGGTAAATCTTGAGACAATTGTTAGCAAGGTTCTCTTAGGAAAGAATCCTAATACTGATCAAAGTTAA